From the Carya illinoinensis cultivar Pawnee chromosome 4, C.illinoinensisPawnee_v1, whole genome shotgun sequence genome, one window contains:
- the LOC122307254 gene encoding uncharacterized protein LOC122307254 isoform X1 codes for MVAPIAVCYQKSGVLQNPIFLRDPNPKFLGGSLQGFCLQLKPRNKRRDAINFVVASAGLSAPTTSSGGGRFYFNFTGFPFPLGPFLNRRTIRTEAVKGCIWLFEQEQALGFSSVSTNIRMTVIKLQSGGLWVHAPIAPTEECIQLLKELGAPVEYIVLPTFAYEHKIFVGPFSRKFPRAQLWVAPRQWSWPLNLPLEFFGIFRAKTLKDENFSTPWADEIEHKILSSPEVGIGPYVEVAFYHKRSRTLLVTDAVIFVPRQPPECISKQSLLASAKNGLAVKLLSKGKEVPEEPVVDNKMNRQKGWERMVLQILFLGPSNLLEPNASFAQMSQKLIVSPIVKTLVFSKVPEKVRDWIDGIARDWRFKRIIPAHFAAPVNAGRSDFLAAFAFLDDLLGDRFMNRNPLSLFFTSLMGKAASYFPPDDMKTLSSLDQFLVSVGVVKKTVSGRKR; via the exons ATGGTAGCACCAATTGCCGTCTGCTACCAAAAATCCGGAGTCCTCCAGAACCCAATCTTTCTCAGAGATCCAAATCCTAAATTTCTTGGTGGGTCATTACAGGGTTTTTGCTTACAATTGAAACCCAGAAACAAGAGAAGGGATGCCATCAATTTCGTGGTTGCTTCAGCAGGCCTTTCCGCGCCAACCACAAGCAGTGGTGGTGGCAGGTTCTACTTCAACTTCACCGGCTTTCCTTTCCCTCTTGGCCCTTTTCTCAATAGGCGCACTATCAGGACTGAG GCTGTGAAGGGTTGCATATGGCTTTTCGAACAAGAGCAAGCATTAGGCTTCAGCAGTGTCTCAACTAACATTCGAATGACAGTCATTAAACTCCAATCTGGGGGATTATGGGTCCATGCCCCAATTGCTCCAACAGAGGAGTGTATTCAG CTTTTGAAGGAGTTAGGAGCTCCAGTGGAATACATTGTTCTGCCTACTTTCGCTTATGAGCATAAAATATTTGTTGGCCCATTTTCGAGAAAGTTCCCTCGGGCTCAGTTATGGGTGGCCCCAAGGCAATGGAGTTGGCCCTTGAATTTGCCACTTGAGTTTTTTGGAATTTTCCGTGCTAAAACCTTGAAAGATGAGAACTTTTCAACCCCATGGGCTGATGAGATCGAACATAAAATTCTAAGCTCACCAGAAGTTG GAATTGGACCATATGTTGAGGTGGCATTCTATCATAAGCGTTCAAGAACATTACTTGTAACAGATGCAGTAATTTTTGTACCAAGGCAGCCACCAGAGTGTATAAGCAAACAATCCTTGTTAGCATCTGCGAAAAATGGTCTGGCTGTTAAGCTTCTTAGTAAAGGAAAGGAAGTTCCAGAGGAACCGGTTGTCGACAACAAGATGAACCGCCAAAAGG GTTGGGAAAGAATGGTTCTTCAAATCTTGTTTCTCGGTCCATCAAATCTGTTGGAGCCTAATGCCAGCTTTGCTCAGATGTCACAAAAACTGATTGTTTCACCCATTGTGAAGACATTGGTCTTCAGCAAAGTCCCTGAAAAG GTCAGGGATTGGATTGATGGTATTGCACGGGACTGGAGATTCAAGAGGATAATTCCTGCTCACTTTGCTGCTCCAGTGAATGCAGGCAGGTCAGATTTCTTGGCTGCATTCGCATTTCTTGATGACCTCTTGGGTGACCGTTTCATGAATCGCAAtccactctctcttttcttcacaTCACTTATGGGAAAGGCTGCCAGTTACTTCCCTCCAGACGACATGAAAACTTTATCATCCCTTGATCAGTTTTTAGTCTCAGTGGGAGTTGTGAAGAAGACAGTTTCGGGCCGGAAACGATGA
- the LOC122307254 gene encoding uncharacterized protein LOC122307254 isoform X2: protein MVAPIAVCYQKSGVLQNPIFLRDPNPKFLGGSLQGFCLQLKPRNKRRDAINFVVASAGLSAPTTSSGGGRFYFNFTGFPFPLGPFLNRRTIRTEAVKGCIWLFEQEQALGFSSVSTNIRMTVIKLQSGGLWVHAPIAPTEECIQELGAPVEYIVLPTFAYEHKIFVGPFSRKFPRAQLWVAPRQWSWPLNLPLEFFGIFRAKTLKDENFSTPWADEIEHKILSSPEVGIGPYVEVAFYHKRSRTLLVTDAVIFVPRQPPECISKQSLLASAKNGLAVKLLSKGKEVPEEPVVDNKMNRQKGWERMVLQILFLGPSNLLEPNASFAQMSQKLIVSPIVKTLVFSKVPEKVRDWIDGIARDWRFKRIIPAHFAAPVNAGRSDFLAAFAFLDDLLGDRFMNRNPLSLFFTSLMGKAASYFPPDDMKTLSSLDQFLVSVGVVKKTVSGRKR, encoded by the exons ATGGTAGCACCAATTGCCGTCTGCTACCAAAAATCCGGAGTCCTCCAGAACCCAATCTTTCTCAGAGATCCAAATCCTAAATTTCTTGGTGGGTCATTACAGGGTTTTTGCTTACAATTGAAACCCAGAAACAAGAGAAGGGATGCCATCAATTTCGTGGTTGCTTCAGCAGGCCTTTCCGCGCCAACCACAAGCAGTGGTGGTGGCAGGTTCTACTTCAACTTCACCGGCTTTCCTTTCCCTCTTGGCCCTTTTCTCAATAGGCGCACTATCAGGACTGAG GCTGTGAAGGGTTGCATATGGCTTTTCGAACAAGAGCAAGCATTAGGCTTCAGCAGTGTCTCAACTAACATTCGAATGACAGTCATTAAACTCCAATCTGGGGGATTATGGGTCCATGCCCCAATTGCTCCAACAGAGGAGTGTATTCAG GAGTTAGGAGCTCCAGTGGAATACATTGTTCTGCCTACTTTCGCTTATGAGCATAAAATATTTGTTGGCCCATTTTCGAGAAAGTTCCCTCGGGCTCAGTTATGGGTGGCCCCAAGGCAATGGAGTTGGCCCTTGAATTTGCCACTTGAGTTTTTTGGAATTTTCCGTGCTAAAACCTTGAAAGATGAGAACTTTTCAACCCCATGGGCTGATGAGATCGAACATAAAATTCTAAGCTCACCAGAAGTTG GAATTGGACCATATGTTGAGGTGGCATTCTATCATAAGCGTTCAAGAACATTACTTGTAACAGATGCAGTAATTTTTGTACCAAGGCAGCCACCAGAGTGTATAAGCAAACAATCCTTGTTAGCATCTGCGAAAAATGGTCTGGCTGTTAAGCTTCTTAGTAAAGGAAAGGAAGTTCCAGAGGAACCGGTTGTCGACAACAAGATGAACCGCCAAAAGG GTTGGGAAAGAATGGTTCTTCAAATCTTGTTTCTCGGTCCATCAAATCTGTTGGAGCCTAATGCCAGCTTTGCTCAGATGTCACAAAAACTGATTGTTTCACCCATTGTGAAGACATTGGTCTTCAGCAAAGTCCCTGAAAAG GTCAGGGATTGGATTGATGGTATTGCACGGGACTGGAGATTCAAGAGGATAATTCCTGCTCACTTTGCTGCTCCAGTGAATGCAGGCAGGTCAGATTTCTTGGCTGCATTCGCATTTCTTGATGACCTCTTGGGTGACCGTTTCATGAATCGCAAtccactctctcttttcttcacaTCACTTATGGGAAAGGCTGCCAGTTACTTCCCTCCAGACGACATGAAAACTTTATCATCCCTTGATCAGTTTTTAGTCTCAGTGGGAGTTGTGAAGAAGACAGTTTCGGGCCGGAAACGATGA
- the LOC122307255 gene encoding uncharacterized protein LOC122307255, whose translation MWNFASNCTAGSVEPKKNVPLNPTQATSECSDDEASSTVSREEGLECPICWESFNIVENVPYVLWCGHTLCKNCILGLQWAVVKFPTLPVQLPLFISCPWCNLLSFRLIYRGNLKFPRKNYFLLWMVESMNGDRVKSNSSFSRGHQSVCPTNGNLPNGQVGYGNLRRVQNTHHPEPSRSNPDHGRFNNYLSMENLHSLLQKSLVFFVHLTAKFPLVVIFLLIVLYAIPASAAILALYILVTVVFAVPSFLILYFAYPSLDWLVREIIT comes from the coding sequence ATGTGGAATTTTGCATCCAATTGCACAGCTGGAAGTGTTGAACCGAAAAAAAATGTCCCTCTAAACCCAACCCAAGCCACTTCTGAATGCTCTGATGACGAGGCTTCTTCTACTGTTAGCAGAGAGGAAGGTCTAGAGTGCCCAATATGCTGGGAATCCTTTAACATTGTTGAAAATGTACCCTATGTTTTATGGTGCGGCCATACCCTTTGTAAAAATTGCATACTGGGACTGCAATGGGCTGTTGTGAAATTTCCCACTCTACCAGTTCAGCTTCCACTCTTTATCTCCTGCCCATGGTGCAATCTCTTATCCTTTCGTCTGATTTACAGGGGAAATCTCAAATTTCCTCGCAAGaactattttcttctctggatGGTTGAGAGCATGAATGGTGATAGAGTGAAGTCCAATTCTTCCTTCTCTAGGGGTCATCAATCAGTCTGTCCAACAAATGGAAATTTACCGAATGGTCAAGTTGGCTATGGTAACCTCAGGAGGGTACAAAATACTCATCATCCTGAGCCATCTAGATCAAACCCTGACCATGGTCGTTTCAATAATTACCTCAGTATGGAGAATCTACACTCCTTGCTTCAGAAGTCACTGGTTTTCTTTGTTCATTTGACAGCCAAATTCCCATTGGTGGTTATATTTCTTCTGATTGTCTTATATGCAATACCGGCCAGTGCAGCCATCTTGGCTCTGTACATACTTGTTACAGTTGTGTTTGCTGTCCCATCATTTCTTATACTGTACTTTGCATATCCTAGTCTGGATTGGCTTGTGAGAGAAATTATCACGTGA